Proteins from a single region of Mucilaginibacter daejeonensis:
- a CDS encoding GH92 family glycosyl hydrolase: protein MKRSVFIIYCLCIGTIAYAQRPTLVSYVNPFIGTGGTGHTFPGATVPNGMVQLSPETGYAGWEYCAGYRHEDSTILGFSHTHLSGTGALDLGDILLMPFIGQVKPQEYYKSTFTHQEEKASPGYYSVQLKTFGVKAELTAAAHVGVHRYTFPAGQQANVLLDLRHGLVGGSPGRLDAHVAESNFKMESRNTLSGYTITDGWAGRKHVYFVMQLDQPFRNYTWVSDPAAKRNQRVVLHFNKLAGSQLQVKVGISSVSIENARQNLNAEAKGLGFDQVHQHAQRQWEQELSRVNIEGSRTQQQIFYTALYHALIAPNNMADVNGQYRGADNKVYTSKAKAYYSTLSLWDTFRALDPLYTILYPQKTNGIVASMIDHYRVVGYLPIWTLWGHENFCMIGNHAVPVIADAYLKGIRNYDTAKAYEAIRTSLTVNHRNSNWDHYNRYGYLPSDLYKVEAVSTTLENGVDDWSAAQMAKAMGKTADQQMFAKRSGFYHNLFDRSTDLMRGKKSDGTWVTPFDPFKISHASTSGGDYTEGNAWHYTWHVMQDVDGLIKLMGGKARFIAKLDSLFTLESKVYGDGATVDVSGLIGQYVQGNEPSHHVAYLYTLAGAPHKAQEKINTIVNTLYSNKADGLSGNDDCGQMSAWYIFSTLGFYPVNPASGQYVFGVPAFKKATLRVGDRSFTVVANNLSERNRYIESIKLNGKRYTLPYISHADIMEGGQLTFEMTDRPTLN from the coding sequence ATGAAAAGATCAGTTTTTATTATCTACTGTTTGTGTATAGGTACGATAGCTTATGCTCAAAGGCCAACACTGGTTAGCTATGTGAACCCTTTTATTGGAACGGGCGGAACCGGGCATACCTTTCCGGGAGCCACGGTGCCCAATGGAATGGTGCAGTTAAGCCCCGAAACGGGCTATGCAGGCTGGGAATATTGCGCCGGTTACCGGCATGAGGATAGCACCATTCTCGGCTTTTCGCACACCCACCTGAGCGGCACGGGTGCTTTAGATCTGGGCGATATCCTGCTCATGCCATTTATTGGTCAAGTGAAGCCTCAGGAGTATTATAAAAGTACTTTCACACACCAGGAAGAAAAAGCAAGCCCAGGCTATTACTCGGTACAACTCAAAACCTTTGGTGTTAAGGCCGAACTTACAGCGGCGGCCCATGTGGGTGTGCATCGTTATACGTTCCCAGCTGGTCAGCAGGCCAATGTATTGCTCGATCTGCGTCACGGGCTCGTAGGTGGATCACCGGGTAGGCTGGACGCTCACGTGGCAGAGAGCAACTTCAAGATGGAAAGCCGCAATACGCTGTCGGGTTACACCATTACCGATGGCTGGGCCGGGCGCAAGCACGTGTACTTTGTGATGCAGCTTGATCAGCCTTTCCGCAACTATACCTGGGTGTCTGATCCGGCAGCCAAACGTAATCAGCGGGTAGTATTACACTTCAATAAGCTTGCTGGCTCGCAGTTGCAGGTCAAGGTAGGCATATCCAGCGTGAGCATTGAGAATGCACGCCAAAACCTGAACGCAGAGGCTAAAGGTCTGGGCTTTGACCAGGTGCATCAGCATGCGCAGCGGCAATGGGAGCAGGAGCTTTCGCGGGTCAACATTGAGGGTTCGAGAACGCAGCAGCAGATATTCTACACAGCCTTGTATCATGCCTTGATAGCGCCTAATAACATGGCCGATGTGAACGGTCAATATCGCGGCGCCGACAATAAAGTTTATACATCAAAGGCAAAGGCCTATTATTCCACCCTTTCATTGTGGGATACCTTTAGGGCGCTGGATCCGCTGTATACCATCCTGTATCCGCAAAAGACCAACGGTATCGTGGCCAGCATGATCGACCATTATAGAGTAGTTGGTTACCTGCCCATCTGGACCTTGTGGGGGCATGAGAATTTTTGCATGATCGGTAACCATGCCGTGCCTGTGATCGCCGATGCCTATCTGAAAGGCATCCGCAATTATGACACAGCAAAGGCTTATGAGGCTATACGGACCAGTTTAACGGTCAATCACCGCAATTCGAACTGGGACCATTACAACAGATACGGTTATCTGCCATCGGATCTGTACAAGGTAGAAGCTGTGTCGACCACGCTCGAGAACGGCGTGGATGATTGGAGCGCTGCTCAGATGGCCAAGGCCATGGGCAAAACAGCAGACCAGCAAATGTTCGCTAAACGGTCCGGTTTCTATCACAACCTTTTTGACCGATCCACCGATCTGATGCGAGGTAAAAAGAGTGACGGAACGTGGGTCACACCTTTCGACCCATTCAAGATCTCGCATGCCTCCACCTCAGGGGGCGATTACACCGAAGGCAATGCCTGGCACTACACCTGGCACGTGATGCAGGATGTCGACGGCCTGATAAAATTGATGGGTGGCAAGGCGAGGTTCATTGCTAAGCTGGACAGCCTGTTCACGCTCGAATCAAAAGTATATGGCGATGGCGCCACTGTGGATGTCAGCGGGCTGATCGGTCAATACGTTCAGGGGAACGAGCCAAGTCACCACGTTGCCTATCTATACACACTGGCTGGTGCTCCGCATAAGGCGCAGGAGAAGATCAATACCATTGTGAACACGCTTTACAGTAACAAGGCCGATGGCCTGAGCGGCAACGACGACTGCGGGCAAATGAGTGCCTGGTACATTTTCAGCACATTGGGCTTTTACCCGGTAAACCCGGCTTCAGGGCAATATGTGTTCGGTGTGCCGGCCTTTAAAAAAGCCACCCTGAGGGTAGGGGATAGGTCATTTACCGTAGTAGCCAATAACCTGAGCGAGCGTAACCGGTATATAGAAAGTATCAAGCTTAACGGTAAACGCTACACACTTCCTTACATCAGCCATGCCGATATCATGGAAGGCGGACAACTCACCTTTGAAATGACCGATCGCCCTACTCTTAACTAA
- a CDS encoding RagB/SusD family nutrient uptake outer membrane protein: MKRILVLLIAGIAILSGSCKKMLDETPYSVVSTGNFYKTASDAELAITGVYDVLNTPSVQGLGNQALWGRGMHYMTNLGVDDLTQDIRNTAGVPELLPFNNYTYTAENPLIWYSYFSLYAGINRANFIIEKVPSISMNTTRRAQIVGEAQYLRGMFYAYLGWLWGGVPLITGTVPDISSPRASLQQVLQQVEADLKAAYAVLPARATLAGRVNKYTAAGFLAKLFIYEASCKQNNVGQSPNFPLNSFDWVNVNDAYAQALNYCKDIYDNSGYRMIRPFNYLFLSSTEKAARDENMMIVQAGPNGNQEYILFSQLSGPRGNYRTNSGTNGFLRPVREAYTKLNANDGRINSYSGYLNTTTNFVIIENYKYYTPDPVLANLSNLCNNKWREDDPTAKTARGIAIYGGEADFAILRFADIVLTYAEARFQTGDEVGARALLREVRLRACGDDVTKVSAITTAYLKANFMDELLDERERELSAEGWRRFDLIRTGRIASVVNSLSTSIMFTGQDPVSIKQNFQPYKIWYPIPSRDLSTNTNLIQNPGY, from the coding sequence ATGAAACGAATTCTTGTTCTCTTAATAGCCGGGATCGCTATACTTAGCGGGTCCTGTAAAAAGATGCTGGATGAAACGCCATATTCCGTTGTATCTACCGGAAACTTCTACAAGACCGCCAGCGATGCCGAACTGGCCATTACCGGTGTGTACGACGTGTTAAATACGCCCAGCGTACAAGGTTTGGGTAACCAGGCACTTTGGGGCAGGGGTATGCATTATATGACCAACCTTGGTGTGGATGATCTGACCCAGGATATCCGTAATACCGCTGGTGTGCCGGAGTTGCTGCCTTTCAATAACTACACTTATACTGCGGAGAACCCATTGATATGGTACTCGTACTTTAGCTTATACGCAGGTATAAACCGTGCCAACTTCATTATTGAAAAGGTACCCTCTATATCTATGAACACCACCAGGCGTGCGCAGATCGTGGGCGAGGCACAATACCTAAGGGGAATGTTCTATGCCTACTTAGGCTGGCTTTGGGGTGGTGTACCATTGATCACCGGCACCGTTCCTGACATCTCATCTCCAAGGGCTTCCTTACAGCAAGTGCTACAGCAGGTAGAAGCAGATCTGAAAGCTGCTTATGCGGTGTTACCTGCCCGCGCCACCCTTGCCGGACGCGTCAATAAGTATACTGCAGCGGGTTTTTTAGCCAAACTTTTTATATACGAAGCTTCATGCAAACAGAACAACGTAGGGCAGTCGCCCAATTTTCCATTGAACAGTTTTGATTGGGTGAACGTGAACGATGCTTATGCCCAGGCGTTGAACTATTGTAAGGATATCTACGATAATAGTGGCTACAGAATGATCAGGCCATTCAACTATTTGTTCCTATCATCTACCGAAAAGGCAGCTCGCGATGAGAATATGATGATCGTACAAGCCGGGCCTAATGGTAATCAGGAGTATATCCTTTTTTCGCAACTGTCCGGCCCGAGGGGTAATTACCGTACCAACTCGGGTACCAATGGCTTTTTGCGCCCGGTAAGGGAAGCCTATACTAAACTGAACGCCAATGATGGTCGCATCAATTCTTACAGCGGTTATCTCAATACCACGACCAACTTTGTGATCATCGAGAATTATAAATATTACACACCCGATCCTGTTCTGGCCAACCTGAGTAACTTATGTAATAACAAGTGGCGCGAAGATGACCCCACCGCCAAGACCGCCAGAGGTATCGCGATCTACGGCGGTGAAGCTGATTTCGCCATCCTTCGCTTTGCCGACATCGTTTTGACCTATGCAGAAGCCCGTTTTCAAACCGGTGATGAAGTTGGTGCAAGGGCATTGCTTCGCGAGGTGAGGCTTAGGGCATGCGGGGATGATGTGACTAAAGTAAGTGCGATCACCACAGCATATTTGAAGGCGAATTTCATGGATGAGTTGCTCGACGAGCGTGAACGCGAACTATCCGCGGAAGGTTGGAGAAGATTTGACCTGATCAGAACAGGTAGGATCGCCTCTGTGGTGAACAGCTTAAGCACCAGCATTATGTTCACCGGCCAGGATCCTGTGTCGATCAAACAGAACTTTCAACCTTACAAGATCTGGTACCCGATCCCAAGCAGGGACCTGTCTACCAACACCAACCTGATACAAAATCCAGGTTACTAA